From Thermoplasmata archaeon, the proteins below share one genomic window:
- a CDS encoding radical SAM protein, whose product MIPEISKSMLSRSFSKVGFTYTSIEWNAENTDTSSFGLYLHVPFCRMFCSFCPFYKVLYDEKLKEKYLESVKKEVRLQRLKGRASWLYVGGGTPNLLGPEEICGLLSVLREHVELEEVGMEGNPFGFKPEYLEKISAGGVTKISMGVETLQSSALTAVRRARATEKMVESVVDAAQGLGLSVNIDLMVGLPSQNLNEFLKDVAVIGNIGPDQITIYPYLSIPGVRARPGVDAQSMFRAIENAWALLKEKGYRRDSVWVFAKSKRIYASSKDELVHDYFGLGPGAFSTCGNIQTVNPPIELYLESIKERKRRVFYAELDERAKSWRTFAHELYKLQMDPAVCNKLPQSIKMVLQILRVTGYIREHRVTEKGTYFVHDLTKTVVENLPFPLSNPKCIRNYAEYAESMEKAKQTLFST is encoded by the coding sequence TTGATTCCTGAAATCTCCAAATCTATGCTATCCCGAAGCTTCTCCAAAGTTGGCTTCACATACACATCCATTGAATGGAATGCGGAAAACACAGATACCTCAAGTTTTGGACTCTATCTACATGTCCCATTTTGCAGAATGTTCTGCTCTTTCTGCCCTTTCTACAAGGTGCTCTACGATGAAAAGTTGAAAGAAAAATATCTGGAAAGTGTGAAAAAAGAGGTTAGACTGCAGCGATTGAAAGGTAGAGCAAGCTGGCTTTACGTTGGTGGCGGTACGCCAAACCTTCTGGGACCAGAGGAAATCTGCGGGTTGCTTTCCGTTCTCAGAGAGCATGTTGAACTTGAAGAAGTTGGAATGGAAGGGAATCCGTTTGGGTTCAAGCCAGAGTATCTTGAGAAAATCTCTGCAGGTGGAGTTACTAAGATAAGCATGGGTGTTGAGACCCTTCAGTCCAGTGCACTCACGGCAGTTAGGAGAGCAAGAGCAACGGAAAAGATGGTAGAAAGTGTTGTTGATGCTGCTCAGGGTCTCGGTCTCTCTGTCAACATTGATTTGATGGTCGGTCTACCGAGCCAAAACCTCAACGAATTCTTGAAGGATGTAGCCGTGATTGGAAACATAGGCCCTGATCAGATTACAATCTATCCCTATCTTTCTATTCCAGGTGTCAGGGCCCGACCTGGTGTAGATGCTCAGAGCATGTTTCGTGCAATCGAGAATGCATGGGCCCTCCTTAAAGAAAAGGGATACAGAAGAGATAGTGTTTGGGTTTTTGCGAAAAGCAAGCGCATATACGCTTCATCCAAGGATGAGCTTGTGCATGACTACTTTGGTTTAGGTCCTGGTGCCTTCAGTACATGTGGTAACATACAGACAGTGAATCCACCAATTGAACTTTACCTAGAGAGTATTAAGGAAAGGAAGCGTCGTGTGTTTTACGCAGAACTTGATGAAAGGGCAAAGTCCTGGAGAACCTTTGCACATGAACTTTACAAACTTCAGATGGACCCTGCTGTCTGTAACAAACTGCCGCAGAGTATAAAGATGGTCCTGCAAATCCTGAGAGTTACTGGCTATATTAGGGAGCATAGAGTTACGGAAAAAGGCACATATTTTGTGCACGACCTTACGAAGACCGTAGTTGAAAACCTTCCGTTTCCGCTGAGCAATCCAAAGTGCATCAGAAACTATGCAGAGTATGCAGAAAGCATGGAGAAAGCAAAACAAACACTTTTTTCCACTTGA
- a CDS encoding cache domain-containing protein, with the protein MRLTRKVMITTTLFAVLPLLLLSAISGIMMQNMKESAINEMRTKVLKENEVKILQWIESKSAEVNSFFESYWKDTKVLQEFADKVYNNYSMFKDAYRPDYYPDKNHTGLPGFGYIHPEFGVYADWEGRGLGNPYLSAKVVNNTFSNESYRAYVTEELHKVMLFDIIFSEIYNKHNDTADLVWNVRLGGFSNCYPWFSYEELLREDPGYDELDDDTQDYVVLADPQHNPQKDVVWMPPYLDATKGVWMTSCIAPIYQNSEFIGTVGIDILLSTLTEFANKARYTNGSYVFILSDEGQVIEMPQEGIEEIIWNETHKKALYEILKPAESQNWTDEMVEAMENISLLSSPDLNVASVIKEMLNGSVGEKEITLSSGQKIIAFAPLSSVGWSMGIVIPEEEVLHAVEDAAHKMDSTISLVPFYFIIITAVVLIASVVGSIFLSGAILRPFNKALEKFRETADKISKGETSEPLKIETEEPVIEEIAKAFQRLQNTAVIALKELEEQEGKGGKH; encoded by the coding sequence ATGCGTCTAACAAGAAAGGTAATGATTACAACAACTCTCTTTGCGGTCTTGCCCTTGCTCCTGCTTTCTGCGATATCTGGAATAATGATGCAGAACATGAAAGAGAGTGCAATAAATGAAATGAGAACAAAGGTATTGAAGGAGAATGAAGTGAAGATTCTGCAGTGGATTGAGAGCAAGAGTGCCGAGGTAAATTCCTTCTTTGAGAGTTACTGGAAAGATACAAAAGTTCTTCAGGAATTTGCAGACAAGGTATACAACAATTATTCAATGTTTAAAGATGCTTACCGGCCTGATTATTATCCAGACAAGAATCACACAGGACTGCCTGGCTTTGGCTATATTCATCCCGAGTTCGGGGTCTATGCCGATTGGGAGGGTAGAGGACTGGGAAATCCCTATCTTTCCGCTAAAGTAGTGAATAATACCTTTTCAAATGAAAGTTATAGGGCATATGTGACAGAAGAACTCCACAAAGTGATGCTATTTGATATAATATTTTCGGAAATTTACAATAAGCACAATGATACCGCAGACCTTGTGTGGAATGTGCGGTTAGGTGGTTTTTCAAATTGCTATCCTTGGTTTTCTTATGAAGAACTTCTGAGAGAGGACCCTGGTTATGATGAACTAGACGATGATACACAGGACTATGTGGTTCTTGCAGACCCACAACACAATCCGCAGAAAGATGTGGTCTGGATGCCGCCATATCTTGATGCTACAAAGGGCGTCTGGATGACTAGTTGTATTGCTCCTATTTATCAGAACTCAGAGTTTATAGGAACGGTGGGCATAGATATTCTGCTCTCTACCCTAACTGAGTTTGCGAATAAAGCCAGATATACAAATGGAAGCTATGTGTTTATTCTCTCTGATGAAGGGCAGGTAATTGAGATGCCTCAGGAGGGAATAGAAGAGATTATCTGGAACGAAACACACAAGAAAGCCCTGTATGAGATACTAAAGCCCGCAGAAAGCCAGAATTGGACGGATGAGATGGTTGAAGCGATGGAAAATATAAGCCTGTTAAGCAGTCCAGACCTAAATGTTGCATCCGTGATAAAGGAAATGCTGAATGGCAGTGTCGGCGAAAAGGAAATCACATTATCTTCAGGCCAAAAAATAATCGCATTTGCACCACTTTCATCTGTAGGGTGGTCAATGGGCATAGTCATCCCTGAGGAGGAAGTACTTCATGCGGTAGAAGATGCTGCGCATAAGATGGATTCAACAATTTCCCTCGTGCCGTTTTATTTCATTATAATTACAGCAGTAGTTTTAATAGCCAGTGTAGTGGGCAGTATCTTCCTTTCGGGTGCAATTCTTCGACCATTTAATAAGGCGCTTGAGAAGTTTAGAGAAACAGCAGACAAGATAAGTAAAGGCGAAACCTCTGAGCCGTTGAAAATAGAAACCGAGGAACCTGTAATTGAAGAGATTGCAAAGGCCTTCCAGAGGTTGCAGAACACTGCTGTTATTGCTCTTAAGGAGCTAGAAGAGCAGGAAGGAAAGGGAGGCAAACATTGA
- the hflX gene encoding GTPase HflX, with translation MREANGIQEEGNGKGEKKEVFLVSIRKDVTEISELIRTIGYSVRECVVQKRDFPDRKYYVGAGKIKEIRERMKEEKVDLLVINDPLEPAQIYHIEKETGAKVIDRTSLILEIFMRNANSVEAKLQVELAKLQYEIPLMREYVHRYKTGEHSGAYAGGEYMVDQYFDLIKRRAAKIRRTLEKYRKARELQRARRKELNYVSIALAGYTNAGKTTLLNALAGEKAYTDDRMFTTLSTLVRRINNLKLKFLLVDTVGFIDGMPLYIIDAFRSTYEEIQYADVVLLLLDGSDSPTEIVRKARVVVNQINQYMSRFGNEKQLSKRLLFVITKADLMDEAKRENARQVVEMEMHLNPIVISARNGEGLKELVKKIEEVTDGIKAEQI, from the coding sequence ATGCGAGAAGCAAATGGAATACAAGAAGAAGGGAATGGGAAAGGAGAGAAGAAGGAGGTTTTTCTTGTTTCTATAAGAAAAGATGTTACGGAGATAAGCGAGTTGATAAGAACAATTGGATACTCTGTGAGGGAGTGTGTTGTCCAGAAAAGAGATTTTCCAGATAGGAAATACTATGTTGGTGCGGGAAAAATCAAAGAGATAAGGGAAAGAATGAAAGAAGAGAAAGTTGATCTTCTGGTTATTAATGACCCACTTGAACCTGCACAGATTTACCATATAGAGAAAGAAACTGGAGCTAAGGTGATAGACCGGACTTCGCTTATTCTAGAAATATTTATGAGAAATGCAAACAGTGTGGAAGCAAAACTGCAGGTGGAACTTGCAAAATTGCAGTACGAGATTCCGCTGATGCGAGAATATGTGCATCGTTATAAAACAGGGGAACACAGCGGTGCTTATGCTGGCGGAGAATACATGGTTGACCAATATTTTGACCTAATTAAAAGAAGAGCTGCCAAAATCCGTAGAACACTGGAAAAGTATAGGAAGGCAAGGGAGTTGCAGAGAGCGAGAAGGAAAGAACTGAATTATGTTTCCATTGCATTGGCAGGTTACACGAATGCTGGAAAGACCACTTTACTGAATGCACTAGCTGGCGAAAAAGCCTATACCGATGATAGGATGTTTACCACGCTCTCAACGCTCGTGAGAAGAATCAACAACCTGAAATTAAAGTTCTTGCTTGTTGATACGGTGGGGTTCATTGATGGGATGCCGCTCTACATCATAGATGCTTTTCGCTCTACCTATGAAGAAATCCAGTATGCAGATGTGGTGCTTCTGCTTCTCGATGGCTCTGACTCGCCCACTGAAATTGTGAGAAAGGCACGAGTTGTGGTTAACCAGATAAATCAATATATGAGCCGATTTGGAAATGAGAAACAACTCTCAAAGAGGTTGTTGTTTGTAATAACCAAGGCAGATTTGATGGATGAGGCGAAAAGAGAAAATGCGAGGCAAGTTGTGGAGATGGAAATGCATCTGAATCCAATTGTGATTTCTGCAAGAAATGGTGAGGGACTAAAAGAGTTGGTGAAAAAAATAGAAGAGGTGACAGACGGGATAAAAGCAGAACAAATCTGA
- the hutU gene encoding urocanate hydratase, producing the protein MPITARRGKELVCKGWRQEAILRMLQNNLENAEKPDELIIYGGAGKAARNWDCYHAIVETLTNLENDETMLVQSGKPVGVFRTHENAPRVLIANAHLVPRWSTWEKFYELEKLGLIMYGQMTAGGWAYIGTQGIIQGTYETFAAAARKYFDGSLKGKIVLTGGMGGMGGAQPLAVKMNHGVCIDIEVDERRIKRRVERGFCDMIVYDVEEALKIAMDAKTRGEGLSIGLVGNCAEIEPLLVERGFQPDVVTDQTSAHDPLNGYVPKGLSVKEAEELRKSEPEKYINMAMDSMVEHVKAMVKFLERGAVVFDYGNNIRAQAYTRGFKDAFAFQGFVPLFIRPMFCEGRGPFRWVALSGNKEDILKTDDVVMREFAHNKQLVNWIQLAEKYVPFEGLPARVCWLGYGERAKFGKIINKMVASGELEAPVTITRDHLDCGSVASPYRETEGMKDGSDAIADWPLLNAMLNVAAGADLVALHNGGGVGIGYSTHAGMIVVADGTENAEKRIERVLTTDPGMGIVRHADAGYEEAIAFAKKAGVKIPMLK; encoded by the coding sequence TTGCCCATCACCGCAAGAAGAGGAAAAGAGCTTGTGTGCAAAGGTTGGAGGCAGGAGGCAATTCTGCGAATGCTCCAGAACAACCTGGAAAATGCGGAAAAACCAGATGAGTTGATAATTTACGGTGGCGCTGGGAAAGCTGCAAGGAATTGGGATTGTTATCATGCGATTGTTGAGACGCTCACAAATCTTGAAAATGATGAAACAATGCTCGTGCAATCCGGCAAGCCCGTCGGAGTTTTCCGTACCCATGAGAATGCACCGCGGGTACTTATTGCGAATGCTCATCTCGTGCCGCGATGGAGCACCTGGGAGAAATTCTATGAACTTGAAAAACTCGGACTGATAATGTACGGGCAGATGACGGCAGGGGGCTGGGCATACATTGGAACCCAGGGAATAATTCAAGGCACCTATGAGACCTTTGCCGCTGCAGCCAGAAAATATTTTGATGGAAGTTTAAAAGGAAAAATTGTGCTTACAGGTGGAATGGGAGGAATGGGTGGTGCCCAACCACTTGCTGTGAAAATGAACCATGGCGTGTGCATTGATATTGAAGTGGATGAGCGAAGAATAAAGAGACGTGTGGAGCGGGGATTCTGCGACATGATTGTTTATGATGTGGAGGAGGCACTCAAAATTGCAATGGATGCAAAAACAAGAGGAGAGGGGCTCTCAATTGGTTTGGTGGGCAACTGTGCAGAAATTGAGCCGCTGCTCGTGGAACGTGGTTTTCAGCCGGATGTGGTGACCGACCAGACAAGCGCCCACGACCCATTAAACGGTTATGTGCCAAAGGGGCTGAGTGTAAAGGAGGCAGAGGAACTGAGAAAGAGCGAGCCAGAAAAATACATCAATATGGCCATGGATTCCATGGTAGAACATGTGAAGGCAATGGTTAAATTCCTGGAAAGAGGTGCGGTGGTGTTTGATTATGGGAACAACATCAGGGCGCAGGCGTACACGAGAGGATTCAAGGATGCTTTTGCTTTCCAGGGCTTCGTGCCGCTGTTCATCAGACCAATGTTCTGTGAAGGTCGTGGACCTTTCCGATGGGTTGCGTTGTCCGGGAATAAGGAGGACATTCTGAAGACAGATGATGTTGTGATGAGAGAATTTGCCCATAACAAGCAACTGGTGAACTGGATACAACTAGCGGAAAAGTATGTGCCATTTGAGGGCTTACCCGCAAGAGTTTGCTGGCTTGGTTATGGTGAGCGCGCAAAATTCGGAAAAATAATAAATAAGATGGTTGCCAGCGGTGAACTTGAGGCCCCTGTGACAATCACAAGAGACCATTTAGATTGTGGCTCTGTGGCCTCGCCCTACAGAGAGACAGAGGGCATGAAAGACGGTAGTGATGCAATCGCTGATTGGCCATTGCTGAATGCAATGCTGAATGTGGCTGCAGGTGCAGACCTTGTGGCACTTCACAACGGAGGTGGTGTTGGAATAGGTTACTCAACCCATGCGGGAATGATTGTTGTTGCAGATGGAACTGAAAACGCGGAGAAAAGAATAGAGAGGGTGCTTACCACTGACCCTGGCATGGGGATTGTACGGCATGCAGACGCAGGATACGAAGAAGCAATTGCATTTGCGAAAAAAGCAGGCGTAAAGATTCCGATGCTTAAGTAA
- a CDS encoding molybdopterin dinucleotide binding domain-containing protein encodes MVRIVTEEIATMRVWVSSLPGSGVAKINPADYEKMGLTDEDSVLVRSAHGSVTLKVVRDDIWEENIIRIRKPDADTLRVRTGDAVFVSVVKKEEPEEKKKKK; translated from the coding sequence ATGGTGAGAATTGTGACTGAAGAAATCGCAACAATGCGGGTATGGGTCAGCTCGTTGCCGGGCAGTGGAGTGGCAAAAATCAACCCAGCAGATTATGAGAAAATGGGATTAACTGATGAAGACAGTGTGTTGGTGAGAAGTGCCCATGGCTCGGTTACATTGAAAGTAGTAAGGGACGACATCTGGGAAGAGAACATCATAAGGATAAGGAAGCCAGATGCTGATACTTTGAGGGTGAGAACAGGCGATGCCGTCTTTGTTTCTGTTGTGAAAAAGGAGGAGCCAGAGGAAAAGAAAAAGAAGAAGTGA